From one Pseudomonadota bacterium genomic stretch:
- a CDS encoding HD domain-containing protein translates to NYRSITDNALNGIYQTTKDGKFLMANPAFFSMLGYASFEEMAASITDITHEFYVNPEDRQYVKRILEKEDTIRKFETQFYKKDRSKMWVSINMRNVRDADGTFLYYEGIDEDITFRKQAEEDLKQTTEKLRKSLAGTIQAMSLTVETRDPYTAGHQRKVSSLARTIAQEMGLSKDAVENIRMAGIIHDIGKISVPAEILVKPGKISDIEMSLIKVHPQSGYDILKDVELPYPIAEIVLQHHERLDGSGYPQGLKGDQILLEAKIVSVADVVEAIASHRPYRPAKGIEAAFEEIERNKGTLYDAETVEVCLKLFREKGFSFEPTES, encoded by the coding sequence AATTACCGCAGTATCACCGATAATGCACTGAATGGTATATATCAGACAACCAAAGATGGAAAATTTCTGATGGCCAACCCTGCTTTTTTCAGTATGCTGGGCTATGCATCGTTTGAAGAGATGGCAGCATCGATTACCGACATAACACATGAGTTCTATGTGAATCCTGAAGACCGTCAATATGTTAAGCGGATTCTCGAAAAAGAAGACACAATAAGAAAATTTGAAACACAGTTTTATAAAAAAGACAGAAGCAAAATGTGGGTTTCTATAAATATGCGAAATGTCCGTGATGCTGACGGAACATTTCTCTATTATGAAGGCATTGACGAGGATATCACCTTCCGCAAACAAGCCGAAGAAGATCTCAAACAGACCACGGAGAAGCTGAGAAAATCCTTAGCCGGCACCATTCAGGCCATGTCACTCACCGTTGAGACAAGAGACCCCTATACCGCAGGTCACCAAAGGAAGGTATCAAGCCTTGCAAGAACAATCGCCCAGGAGATGGGACTCTCAAAGGATGCCGTCGAAAATATCCGTATGGCAGGCATCATCCATGATATCGGAAAAATATCAGTCCCTGCCGAGATACTGGTAAAACCCGGCAAAATATCTGATATAGAAATGAGTCTCATCAAAGTCCACCCTCAATCAGGTTATGACATACTAAAAGATGTGGAGTTACCATACCCGATAGCCGAAATAGTCCTCCAGCACCATGAGAGATTAGATGGCTCAGGCTATCCACAGGGTTTAAAAGGTGACCAGATCCTCCTCGAAGCTAAGATTGTCTCTGTGGCTGATGTGGTTGAAGCCATAGCCTCCCACCGTCCTTACAGACCTGCAAAAGGAATAGAAGCAGCATTTGAAGAGATAGAGCGGAACAAGGGCACACTGTATGATGCAGAGACGGTGGAGGTGTGCCTTAAATTGTTTCGGGAGAAGGGGTTTAGTTTTGAACCAACGGAATCATAA
- a CDS encoding UXX-star (seleno)protein family 1: MADKIIIYGTDTUPFCNQARAAYGDKAIYINVNEDPEKLKEMLAYSGGKMEVPVIVDGDKVTIGYAGGASLRGGMPLFGGT; the protein is encoded by the coding sequence GTGGCAGATAAAATCATTATTTATGGCACGGATACTTGACCCTTCTGCAACCAGGCTCGGGCAGCCTACGGGGATAAGGCCATCTATATCAACGTGAATGAAGACCCGGAGAAATTGAAGGAAATGCTCGCCTACTCCGGGGGAAAGATGGAGGTCCCGGTCATAGTCGATGGAGACAAGGTAACAATCGGCTACGCGGGTGGTGCTTCCCTACGGGGCGGCATGCCTCTTTTCGGGGGGACCTGA
- a CDS encoding cyclopropane-fatty-acyl-phospholipid synthase: protein MKKTLNELLGTLSNNLPNIPFEVCFWDGKKERYSNGIPVFTLTFNTKTAARHFFNKGELGFGEEYVAGNIDVDGDFQQFVRLGVDPRFQDIKLSLSTRMAIFLQHIKSLNTIRRSPRNIAHHYDLGNEFYRYYLDESMTYSCAYFRSDEDTLEQAQQQKYEHICRKLHLKEGETLVDIGCGWGGMLLYAARHYGVRGLGCTLSSHQAEYARARAAREGFEKDITISLEDYRNMKGPFDKFVSIGMFEHVGKGFIPTFMEKARELLKPGGIGLLHTIGKERDTADDPWLTRYIFPGTYIPILDRVIRTMGERGLVPVDVENLRLHYAKTLDEWGKRFEANAQRIKEMFDDGFVRMWRMFLNGSAAAFRWGDIRLYQILFTNGLNNSLPMTREHIYRI from the coding sequence ATGAAGAAAACGCTTAACGAATTGTTGGGGACATTAAGTAATAATCTGCCGAATATCCCCTTTGAAGTATGTTTTTGGGACGGGAAAAAAGAAAGGTATAGCAATGGTATACCCGTTTTTACGCTTACATTCAACACCAAAACAGCGGCAAGACACTTTTTCAACAAGGGTGAGCTCGGGTTCGGGGAAGAATATGTTGCCGGTAACATCGATGTGGATGGCGATTTCCAGCAGTTTGTCCGTCTCGGCGTTGACCCCCGTTTTCAGGATATAAAACTCTCCCTGAGCACCAGGATGGCCATTTTTCTGCAACATATCAAATCCCTCAATACCATCAGGAGATCGCCAAGAAACATTGCCCACCACTACGACCTGGGAAACGAATTCTATAGGTATTACCTTGACGAAAGCATGACCTATTCCTGCGCCTATTTCAGAAGCGACGAGGATACCCTCGAACAGGCACAGCAGCAAAAGTATGAGCATATCTGCAGGAAGCTTCACCTTAAGGAAGGTGAAACGCTGGTAGATATAGGGTGCGGGTGGGGCGGTATGCTTCTCTATGCCGCTCGTCATTACGGGGTAAGGGGCTTAGGATGTACCCTTTCCAGTCATCAGGCCGAATATGCGAGAGCAAGAGCGGCCAGGGAGGGATTTGAAAAAGACATTACCATTTCACTTGAAGACTATCGTAACATGAAAGGCCCGTTCGATAAGTTCGTCTCCATCGGCATGTTTGAGCATGTGGGAAAAGGTTTTATCCCTACATTTATGGAAAAGGCAAGGGAACTGTTGAAACCGGGCGGTATCGGTCTTCTGCATACCATCGGTAAAGAGCGCGACACCGCGGATGACCCCTGGCTAACAAGATATATTTTTCCCGGGACCTATATACCCATACTTGATCGTGTTATCCGCACTATGGGCGAACGGGGGTTGGTCCCGGTTGATGTCGAGAACCTTCGCCTTCATTACGCCAAAACCCTCGATGAGTGGGGGAAACGGTTCGAGGCGAACGCGCAAAGGATAAAAGAAATGTTCGACGATGGATTTGTCCGTATGTGGCGTATGTTTCTGAACGGCAGCGCAGCGGCCTTCCGATGGGGAGACATAAGGCTTTATCAGATACTTTTTACCAACGGACTAAATAATTCGCTACCGATGACGCGGGAGCACATCTACCGGATTTAG